One region of Rhodospirillales bacterium genomic DNA includes:
- a CDS encoding phosphonopyruvate decarboxylase: MRDEGRITMVKTKAKTRHWSHDVHSVLKKADVRQVAYVPDGGLAKLIDLCNGDKKMRSVVLTTEEEGIAQMAGAWLGGQRGVFLTQSGGVGNCINMFSMIQECRIPLLAIVSMRGQWGEAYPWQIPMGQSTRAALEAANVIVQPVDRADEIAETVEAAARMAYDGNRAVAVIISQRITKSGGRG, encoded by the coding sequence ATGAGGGATGAGGGACGAATAACCATGGTGAAGACGAAAGCAAAGACGCGGCATTGGTCACATGACGTGCACAGCGTTCTGAAAAAAGCGGATGTGCGCCAGGTGGCCTATGTGCCCGATGGCGGTTTGGCGAAGCTGATTGATCTTTGCAATGGCGATAAAAAAATGCGCTCAGTGGTGCTGACCACAGAGGAAGAGGGCATCGCACAAATGGCCGGTGCCTGGCTCGGCGGCCAGCGCGGCGTGTTCCTAACCCAATCGGGCGGTGTTGGCAACTGCATCAACATGTTTTCAATGATCCAGGAATGCCGCATTCCGTTGCTCGCCATTGTGTCGATGCGCGGCCAGTGGGGTGAGGCCTACCCATGGCAAATTCCAATGGGCCAGTCGACCCGTGCAGCGCTTGAGGCCGCCAATGTTATCGTCCAACCGGTCGATCGCGCCGATGAAATCGCCGAGACTGTTGAGGCGGCGGCTCGGATGGCTTATGACGGCAATCGCGCCGTCGCGGTGATTATATCCCAGCGAATTACCAAGAGCGGGGGGCGGGGCTGA
- a CDS encoding aldehyde dehydrogenase: MRKTKAAKITLKRRDVVKRILSQRGDAAVVTGIGNAVHDVASCGDDARNMYLGGIMGGASMVAFGVALAQPKRRVLVITGDGELLAGIGSLLTIGVEKPKNLAIVVLDNQAYGATGNQLTHTAAGVDLVAIAKASGFTSTALITDTAGIDAAMADIHDRPGPYFAVVKVKTVTGPRLDISRDGTYISRRFRTAMTGEEGW, from the coding sequence ATGCGAAAGACAAAAGCAGCGAAAATCACACTGAAGCGCCGCGATGTGGTGAAACGTATTTTAAGCCAGCGGGGCGATGCGGCGGTGGTCACCGGCATCGGCAACGCCGTGCATGACGTGGCATCGTGTGGCGATGATGCGCGCAATATGTATCTGGGCGGCATCATGGGTGGCGCATCCATGGTCGCGTTCGGCGTGGCGCTGGCCCAGCCCAAACGCCGCGTGCTGGTGATTACGGGTGATGGGGAATTGCTGGCCGGCATCGGCAGCTTACTCACCATCGGCGTTGAAAAGCCTAAAAACCTGGCCATCGTGGTGCTTGATAACCAGGCCTATGGCGCGACCGGAAACCAACTTACCCATACGGCGGCTGGCGTCGATCTGGTCGCCATTGCGAAAGCATCGGGCTTTACCAGCACTGCGCTGATCACCGACACCGCCGGCATTGATGCCGCCATGGCCGATATTCATGATCGCCCCGGCCCCTATTTTGCCGTGGTCAAGGTGAAGACCGTGACCGGGCCTAGGCTCGACATATCGCGCGATGGCACCTATATATCGCGCCGTTTCCGCACGGCGATGACGGGCGAGGAAGGCTGGTAG
- a CDS encoding amidohydrolase: protein MAELPVDATKFAGMSEEQAKTFPRRTLVGDPLSDAQLATMPKMISTDSHVMEPDELWQELPKRLSEKLPNVPFRNSPPGALDANLRLEDQNNDGVAAEILFPNYGMALYGIDDVELQEEGFKLYNDWLTDWCAPDPKRLVGTPLISVYDPKAAVKELHRSIDKGLRGAVIWQVPDPQLPFSNTEHYDPIFAACAEADQPVICHILTGHGYMKTGHKRNVEGIKDSTNTKTHDSANTLFDMIFYGYFERHPKLKLLLAESEIGWIPFLLQQWDYYFARHRDSYPIPINRKPSEIFAEHVYGTFLEDFVGTRSLSWWGEKNCMWSNDYPHFNMTFPHSRQVVERQLKDLSGDQRRRYTWDNAMDLFKLDLTEEDRVH, encoded by the coding sequence ATGGCAGAATTACCCGTGGATGCCACCAAGTTTGCAGGCATGTCGGAAGAGCAAGCAAAGACCTTTCCGCGCCGGACCCTTGTCGGCGATCCGTTGAGTGACGCACAATTGGCCACAATGCCAAAAATGATTTCCACCGATTCTCATGTTATGGAGCCGGATGAACTTTGGCAGGAATTGCCGAAACGTCTGAGCGAAAAACTGCCGAATGTGCCCTTCCGCAACTCGCCTCCGGGCGCGCTGGACGCGAACCTTCGTCTGGAAGACCAGAACAACGACGGCGTTGCCGCAGAAATTCTGTTCCCCAATTATGGCATGGCGCTTTATGGGATCGATGATGTTGAACTCCAGGAAGAAGGGTTCAAGCTCTATAATGATTGGCTGACCGATTGGTGCGCCCCAGATCCCAAGCGCCTTGTCGGCACGCCCTTGATCTCGGTTTACGACCCAAAGGCCGCCGTGAAGGAATTGCACCGATCCATTGATAAGGGCCTGCGGGGTGCCGTGATTTGGCAGGTGCCCGATCCCCAGCTTCCCTTCTCCAATACCGAGCATTACGACCCGATCTTCGCCGCTTGCGCCGAAGCAGACCAGCCGGTGATCTGCCATATTCTGACCGGACATGGCTATATGAAGACAGGGCACAAGCGGAACGTCGAAGGGATCAAGGATTCCACGAATACGAAAACCCATGATTCGGCCAATACCCTGTTTGACATGATCTTCTATGGCTACTTCGAGCGCCACCCAAAGCTCAAGCTCTTGCTTGCCGAGAGCGAGATTGGTTGGATTCCGTTCCTTCTCCAACAATGGGATTACTATTTCGCGCGTCACCGCGATTCCTACCCGATCCCCATCAACCGCAAGCCCAGCGAGATCTTCGCAGAGCACGTTTACGGCACCTTCCTCGAAGACTTCGTCGGAACCCGTTCGTTATCATGGTGGGGAGAGAAGAATTGCATGTGGTCAAACGACTACCCGCATTTCAACATGACCTTCCCCCATTCACGCCAGGTCGTTGAGCGTCAATTGAAGGATTTATCCGGTGATCAACGCCGCCGCTACACATGGGACAATGCCATGGATCTCTTCAAGCTGGACCTGACGGAAGAAGATCGCGTCCACTAG
- a CDS encoding cupin domain-containing protein, with translation MDDVRIFERTPNVATDKEKLFSLRDTPMLEQGTSYEPLATAENLWVNLKVYASGGENALHSHGGEDHSFIILQGKATFTFGDGRTQEVGKYEGVMLPKDAQYKFVADEAENLVMLRVGGGVRTETGLDDLTSFGTPKDVIAKTSFANGEVKVGSAKKNGESSKKRTIAEGKFFPAD, from the coding sequence ATGGATGATGTAAGAATTTTTGAAAGAACCCCTAATGTCGCCACGGACAAGGAAAAATTGTTCTCGCTGCGCGATACGCCAATGTTGGAGCAGGGAACCTCGTACGAGCCACTGGCCACAGCAGAGAACCTTTGGGTGAACCTCAAGGTTTACGCCAGCGGCGGCGAAAATGCGCTCCATTCTCACGGCGGTGAAGATCATTCCTTTATCATCTTGCAGGGCAAGGCGACCTTCACCTTTGGCGATGGCCGCACCCAGGAAGTTGGCAAATACGAAGGCGTGATGTTGCCAAAGGACGCCCAGTACAAATTCGTGGCAGATGAAGCGGAAAATCTTGTGATGTTGCGAGTCGGGGGCGGTGTGCGCACCGAAACCGGCCTTGATGATCTGACATCATTTGGTACGCCGAAAGACGTTATCGCCAAAACATCATTTGCCAATGGCGAGGTCAAAGTTGGCAGCGCCAAGAAGAACGGCGAATCCTCCAAGAAGCGTACTATTGCTGAAGGAAAGTTTTTCCCCGCCGATTAG